A region of Pseudarthrobacter sp. NIBRBAC000502770 DNA encodes the following proteins:
- a CDS encoding APC family permease yields MTETIRTSTAKPGPHAHAPSADGVSAKGLKGGQLGLLAVVVLGISTIAPAYTLTSALGPTVNEAGLQLPVIFLIGFIPMILVSLAYRELNADSPDSGTTFTWVTKAFGPWIGWMGGWGLLAANIIVLSNLAGVAVDFFYLFLSQLTGSPELADLADNKALNVITCFVFVALAVWVSYRGLHTTKLVQYSLVGFQLLVLGLFVAMAFANWSTSETAIPFSWDWFDVTKIETFGQIAAGISLSIFVYWGWDVCLTVNEETANGKKTAGVAGTLTAVIVLAIYLLVSIATMMFAGVGDTGNGLNNAENHENIFTALASPIMGPFAILMSLAVLSSSAASLQSTFMSPSRSLLAMAHYGALPAPFSRISSKFSTPGFATIAAGVMSAGFYAVMHVVSENVLNDTILALGLMICFYYGLTALACTWYFRHSLFNSMRHFVLRLVCPVMGGVGLFVVFVQTAMDSLAPEFGSGSEVFGIGLVFILGVGILALGAVVMLVMSRTHPGFFRGETLKQDTPALVVPE; encoded by the coding sequence ATGACAGAGACAATCCGCACCAGTACTGCCAAACCCGGCCCGCACGCGCACGCGCCCTCCGCGGACGGCGTCAGCGCCAAGGGACTCAAGGGCGGCCAGCTCGGGCTCCTGGCCGTCGTCGTCCTGGGTATTTCCACCATTGCCCCCGCCTACACCCTCACCAGCGCACTTGGACCCACCGTCAATGAAGCCGGCCTGCAGCTGCCCGTCATTTTCCTCATTGGGTTCATCCCCATGATCCTGGTCTCGCTCGCCTACCGGGAGCTCAACGCCGACTCCCCGGACAGCGGCACCACTTTCACCTGGGTGACCAAGGCCTTCGGTCCGTGGATCGGCTGGATGGGCGGGTGGGGCCTGCTCGCCGCCAACATCATCGTGCTGTCCAACCTGGCCGGCGTCGCCGTCGACTTCTTCTACCTTTTCCTCTCCCAGCTCACCGGCTCCCCCGAACTGGCGGACCTCGCGGACAACAAGGCGTTGAACGTCATCACCTGCTTTGTCTTCGTGGCGCTGGCCGTCTGGGTCAGCTACCGCGGCCTGCACACCACCAAGCTGGTGCAATACAGCCTGGTGGGCTTCCAGCTGCTGGTGCTGGGCCTGTTCGTGGCCATGGCCTTCGCCAACTGGTCCACCTCGGAAACAGCAATCCCGTTCAGCTGGGACTGGTTCGACGTCACCAAGATCGAGACGTTCGGACAGATCGCCGCCGGCATCTCCCTCTCAATTTTCGTGTACTGGGGCTGGGATGTCTGCCTGACGGTCAACGAGGAAACAGCCAACGGCAAGAAGACCGCCGGCGTGGCCGGTACCCTGACCGCCGTCATCGTCCTTGCCATCTACCTGCTGGTCAGCATCGCCACCATGATGTTCGCCGGCGTCGGCGATACCGGGAACGGGTTGAACAACGCCGAGAACCACGAGAACATCTTCACGGCGCTGGCCTCCCCCATCATGGGCCCGTTCGCCATCCTGATGTCCCTGGCCGTGCTGTCCAGCTCCGCCGCGTCCCTGCAGTCAACCTTCATGTCGCCCTCGCGCAGCCTGCTGGCCATGGCACACTACGGCGCGCTGCCGGCACCCTTCAGCCGCATCAGCAGCAAGTTCTCCACGCCGGGCTTCGCCACCATCGCCGCCGGCGTCATGTCTGCGGGGTTCTACGCAGTCATGCATGTGGTCAGCGAGAACGTCCTGAACGACACCATCCTGGCCCTGGGCCTGATGATCTGCTTCTATTACGGGCTCACCGCCTTGGCCTGCACGTGGTACTTCCGCCACAGCCTGTTCAACAGCATGCGGCACTTCGTGCTGCGGCTGGTGTGCCCGGTGATGGGCGGCGTGGGGCTGTTCGTAGTATTCGTCCAGACCGCCATGGACAGCCTGGCACCTGAGTTTGGCAGCGGTTCAGAGGTGTTTGGCATAGGCCTGGTATTCATCCTGGGCGTCGGCATCCTGGCCCTGGGCGCCGTGGTCATGCTGGTCATGTCCCGTACGCACCCGGGCTTCTTCCGCGGCGAAACCCTCAAGCAGGACACCCCCGCACTGGTGGTTCCGGAATAA
- a CDS encoding Dps family protein, translated as MKASPTLTNNLQAVLADLIELHVQGKQAHWNIVGTNFRDLHLQLDEIVDAARQFADDTAERMRALHALPDGRSATVAETTSLAQFPEGLISTADAIERIVAAMEAAVGTMRKVHDEVDEEDPTSADLLHEFIARLEQFAWMVQAENMKPTAKVTAADSK; from the coding sequence ATGAAAGCTTCACCGACACTGACCAACAACCTGCAGGCCGTCCTGGCGGACCTGATCGAGCTCCATGTTCAGGGCAAGCAGGCGCACTGGAACATCGTGGGCACCAACTTCCGCGACCTTCATCTGCAGCTTGACGAGATTGTGGACGCTGCCCGCCAGTTCGCCGACGACACCGCCGAGCGCATGCGCGCCCTGCACGCGCTTCCCGACGGCCGCAGCGCCACCGTTGCCGAGACCACCAGCCTGGCCCAGTTCCCGGAAGGGCTGATCAGCACCGCGGATGCCATCGAGCGGATCGTCGCTGCCATGGAGGCAGCCGTGGGCACCATGCGCAAGGTCCATGACGAAGTGGATGAGGAAGACCCCACCTCCGCGGACCTCCTGCACGAGTTCATCGCGCGGCTGGAGCAGTTCGCCTGGATGGTGCAGGCGGAAAACATGAAGCCCACCGCCAAGGTCACCGCGGCCGACTCCAAGTAG
- a CDS encoding MFS transporter — MTTSIRPASLQRDSSAMRPPWRDWLALGLLMFPVLLVAVDNTALTFALPAIARALEPTGLQLLWIVDAYPLVLAGLLVSMGSLGDRIGRRRLLVVGSLGFAGLSAATAFAPTPEWLIAGRAALGFFGAMLMPSTLSLIRNIFPEPNRRRMAIAIWAAGFSGGAALGPILGGWLVEHFWWGAVFLVAVPLMLPLLALGPAFIPESRDPAPGRADIPSVLLSMLVMVPAVYGVKSVATEGPGPAGLGSIAFGLAMGIVFVRRQHRLEHPLLDMSLFRNRVFSMAISANVLALFSFNGFILFLAQHLQLLEGMTPSAAGIAMLPALAATVTAGLVVVPLVRKVRPGYVVAAGLSFSAVGYSMVAFGNDGGGPPLLLAALLVLALGVGTAETISNDLILGSAPPAKSGAAAAISETGYEVGSLLGTAVLGSILTASYQQNLRLPAGLEAMLPGTSLHNARETLAGAVDAANLVPAPLAGALKDAAAAAFDSGVHVTAAIGLVLMATAAVLAAVVLREVPKAA; from the coding sequence ATGACGACCTCCATTCGCCCGGCCTCCTTACAAAGGGACAGCTCCGCCATGCGGCCACCGTGGCGGGATTGGCTCGCGTTGGGGCTGCTGATGTTTCCCGTGCTGCTGGTGGCAGTGGACAATACCGCCCTGACCTTCGCCCTGCCCGCCATCGCCCGCGCCCTGGAACCGACGGGCCTGCAGCTGCTGTGGATCGTGGACGCCTATCCACTGGTCCTGGCAGGGCTGCTGGTATCAATGGGAAGCCTCGGCGACCGGATTGGGCGGCGGCGGCTGCTGGTCGTCGGCAGCCTGGGCTTCGCAGGGCTGTCCGCCGCCACGGCATTCGCGCCCACCCCGGAGTGGCTGATCGCCGGCCGCGCGGCGCTCGGGTTCTTCGGCGCCATGCTGATGCCGTCCACCTTGTCGCTGATCCGGAACATTTTCCCGGAGCCCAACCGCCGGCGGATGGCCATTGCCATCTGGGCTGCCGGATTCTCCGGCGGCGCCGCCCTGGGCCCCATCCTCGGTGGATGGCTGGTGGAGCACTTCTGGTGGGGTGCCGTGTTCCTGGTGGCCGTGCCACTCATGCTGCCCCTGCTGGCGCTGGGGCCGGCCTTCATTCCGGAGTCCAGGGATCCCGCGCCGGGAAGAGCGGACATTCCCAGCGTCCTGCTATCCATGCTGGTCATGGTGCCCGCGGTCTACGGCGTAAAGTCAGTAGCCACCGAAGGTCCGGGGCCGGCCGGGCTGGGAAGCATAGCCTTCGGCCTGGCCATGGGCATTGTGTTCGTGCGGCGCCAGCACCGGCTGGAGCACCCGCTGCTGGACATGTCACTATTCCGCAACAGGGTGTTCAGCATGGCCATCAGCGCCAACGTTTTGGCCCTGTTTTCCTTCAACGGGTTCATCCTTTTCCTTGCCCAGCACCTCCAACTCCTGGAGGGGATGACACCGTCGGCGGCGGGCATTGCCATGCTCCCGGCCCTGGCAGCCACAGTGACGGCAGGGCTGGTGGTGGTCCCGCTGGTCCGGAAGGTGCGTCCGGGGTACGTCGTGGCCGCGGGCCTGTCCTTCAGTGCCGTGGGCTACAGCATGGTGGCCTTCGGTAACGACGGCGGGGGCCCGCCCCTGCTGCTGGCAGCATTGCTGGTCCTGGCGCTGGGCGTAGGCACGGCGGAAACCATCTCGAACGACCTCATCCTCGGCTCGGCCCCGCCGGCGAAATCCGGCGCTGCGGCAGCGATTTCCGAGACGGGCTACGAGGTGGGATCGCTGCTGGGGACTGCGGTGCTGGGCTCCATCCTGACCGCGTCCTACCAGCAGAACCTCCGGCTGCCGGCGGGGCTGGAGGCCATGCTGCCCGGAACCTCGCTGCACAACGCCAGGGAAACGCTGGCCGGTGCGGTGGACGCAGCCAACCTGGTGCCGGCACCGCTCGCCGGAGCCCTCAAGGACGCTGCGGCGGCCGCCTTCGATTCCGGCGTGCACGTTACGGCGGCAATTGGGCTGGTCCTCATGGCGACGGCGGCAGTGCTCGCCGCCGTCGTCCTCCGGGAAGTGCCCAAAGCGGCTTAG
- a CDS encoding TetR/AcrR family transcriptional regulator — translation MPRKPVARDAVLDAFESLLIEVGERAATLDAVARKAGVSKGGLLYHFPNKEALIAVLLDRLEGLAKADADAMASASEGAAAYFIRSSVWADTPLDRVIVAATRLAEVAHEETRRRFAAIQQRWLDEIAADVGPGLARAVLYMGDGLYFNAMLSVGPAPEGGAAADVEELLAALERLRR, via the coding sequence ATGCCCCGAAAGCCTGTAGCCCGTGATGCGGTCCTTGACGCCTTCGAGTCCCTGCTGATCGAAGTGGGGGAGCGCGCTGCAACCCTCGACGCCGTAGCCCGTAAGGCCGGGGTGTCCAAAGGTGGCCTCCTCTACCACTTTCCCAACAAGGAAGCGCTCATCGCCGTGCTGCTGGACCGCCTTGAGGGGTTGGCCAAGGCGGATGCCGACGCGATGGCTTCGGCCAGCGAAGGTGCCGCCGCGTATTTCATCCGTTCCTCTGTCTGGGCGGATACTCCTCTGGACCGGGTCATTGTGGCCGCCACGCGGCTTGCCGAGGTGGCGCATGAGGAGACCCGCCGCCGGTTCGCCGCCATCCAGCAGCGGTGGCTGGACGAGATTGCTGCGGATGTGGGGCCCGGCCTGGCCAGGGCTGTCCTGTATATGGGTGACGGTTTGTACTTCAATGCCATGCTTTCCGTGGGCCCTGCGCCGGAAGGCGGAGCAGCCGCTGACGTGGAGGAACTCCTGGCCGCGTTGGAACGGCTCCGCAGGTAG
- the gcvP gene encoding aminomethyl-transferring glycine dehydrogenase: MSVTPASTTFVDRHIGARRQDDVDTMLKAVGYGTVDSLVDTAVPKVIRQDTALRLQDALSEVEVLAELRRLAAKNKTAVQMIGQGYYDTITPAVIRRNILEAPAWYTAYTPYQPEISQGRLEALLNFQTMVQDLVGLPIANASLLDEATAVAEAVLLMRRANKTKDAHDGKTVLDIDVLPQTIAIVKGRAEALGFEVEVADLSKGLPEGAINGIVLQQPGASGRVWDQSATIAAAKDRGALVTVAADLLALTLITPPGEQGADIAVGSTQRFGVPLFFGGPHAAYMAVRKGLERSLPGRLVGVSKDDAGMPAYRLALQTREQHIRREKATSNICTAQALLAIVSSTYAVYHGPDGLKAIAETAHGHARTLAASLAGAGVEVLHTSFFDTLTVRVPGRAAAIVAAAEARGINLRHIDADTVGISLDETTTPAIVAEVADVFGATVAGIRGEGQGFGLEAAVERSTDYLQHPVFNTYRSETQLLRYIRKLSDRDLALDRTMIPLGSCTMKLNATAEMEAISWPEFASIHPFAPDSQTEGWRELIADLEADLAEITGYDQVSIQPNAGSQGELAGLLAIRGYHHSRGEQQRNVCLIPASAHGTNAASAVLAGMKVVVVATAADGTIDHDDLTAKIEANKDVLSCIMITYPSTHGVYDADVTEICEAVHAAGGQVYVDGANLNALVGLAQPGKFGGDVSHLNLHKTFCIPHGGGGPGVGPVAAKAHLAPFMPGDANKAAHEEGHGVAISACRFGSAGVLPISWAYVKLMGGEGLTQATKSALLAANYVAARLNDYFPVLYTGEGGLVAHECILDLRELTAKTGVTAEDVAKRLIDYGFHAPTLAFPVAGTLMVEPTESEDLAEIDRFIEAMITIRKEIDQVANGDFSVQDSPLRNAPHTASAVVNSEWTRQYSREQAVFPVHHLKQDKYFPPVGRIDGAGGDRNLICSCPPLSEFEN, encoded by the coding sequence GTGTCGGTTACCCCAGCCTCCACCACCTTCGTAGACCGCCACATTGGCGCACGCCGCCAGGACGACGTCGACACCATGCTCAAAGCCGTGGGCTACGGCACGGTCGATTCCCTGGTGGACACCGCCGTGCCCAAGGTCATCCGCCAGGACACGGCCCTCCGCCTGCAGGATGCCCTCAGTGAGGTTGAGGTGCTTGCTGAATTGCGCCGGCTGGCCGCCAAGAACAAGACCGCGGTCCAGATGATTGGCCAGGGCTACTACGACACCATCACCCCTGCCGTGATCCGCCGGAACATCCTCGAGGCCCCGGCCTGGTACACCGCCTACACCCCGTACCAGCCCGAAATTTCCCAGGGCCGGCTTGAGGCACTCCTGAACTTCCAGACCATGGTCCAGGACCTGGTGGGCCTGCCCATCGCCAACGCCTCCCTGCTCGATGAAGCCACCGCCGTGGCCGAAGCGGTGCTGCTCATGCGCCGCGCCAACAAGACCAAAGACGCCCACGACGGCAAGACCGTCCTGGACATTGACGTGCTGCCGCAGACCATTGCCATCGTCAAGGGCCGCGCCGAGGCGCTCGGCTTCGAGGTTGAGGTTGCCGACCTGTCCAAGGGCCTCCCTGAAGGTGCGATCAACGGGATCGTGCTCCAGCAGCCCGGCGCCTCAGGCCGGGTCTGGGATCAGTCCGCCACCATTGCGGCGGCGAAGGACCGCGGTGCGCTGGTTACCGTGGCCGCGGACCTGCTGGCCCTGACCCTGATAACGCCTCCGGGCGAGCAGGGCGCCGACATCGCCGTCGGCTCCACGCAGCGTTTCGGGGTGCCGCTGTTCTTCGGCGGGCCGCACGCCGCCTACATGGCCGTCCGCAAGGGCCTGGAGCGTTCGTTGCCCGGCCGCCTGGTGGGCGTGTCCAAGGACGACGCAGGGATGCCCGCGTACCGCCTCGCGCTGCAGACGCGCGAGCAGCACATCCGCCGCGAAAAGGCCACGTCCAACATCTGCACCGCGCAGGCCCTTCTGGCCATCGTCTCCTCCACGTACGCCGTCTACCACGGCCCCGACGGGCTGAAGGCGATCGCGGAAACCGCCCACGGCCACGCGCGAACACTGGCGGCCTCGCTGGCGGGTGCCGGCGTGGAGGTGCTGCACACGAGCTTTTTCGACACCCTGACGGTCCGGGTCCCGGGACGCGCTGCCGCGATTGTCGCCGCCGCCGAAGCACGCGGGATCAACCTGCGGCATATTGATGCCGACACCGTGGGCATTTCCCTGGATGAAACCACGACGCCGGCCATCGTCGCCGAGGTTGCCGACGTCTTTGGCGCCACCGTTGCCGGGATCCGCGGCGAGGGCCAGGGCTTTGGGCTGGAGGCCGCCGTGGAGCGTTCCACCGACTACCTGCAGCACCCGGTCTTCAACACGTACCGGTCCGAAACCCAGCTCCTGCGCTACATCCGGAAGCTGTCGGACCGGGACCTGGCGCTGGACCGCACCATGATCCCGCTGGGCTCGTGCACCATGAAGCTGAACGCCACCGCCGAGATGGAAGCCATCTCCTGGCCGGAGTTTGCCTCCATCCACCCCTTCGCCCCGGACTCCCAGACCGAAGGCTGGCGCGAACTCATCGCGGACCTGGAAGCCGACTTGGCGGAAATCACCGGGTATGACCAGGTGTCCATCCAGCCCAACGCGGGCTCCCAGGGCGAACTGGCCGGGCTGCTGGCTATCCGCGGGTACCACCACTCCCGCGGCGAGCAGCAGCGCAACGTCTGCCTGATCCCGGCCTCGGCCCATGGCACCAACGCTGCCTCCGCCGTCCTGGCCGGCATGAAGGTCGTAGTGGTTGCCACCGCCGCGGACGGCACGATTGATCACGATGACCTGACGGCCAAGATCGAGGCGAACAAGGACGTCCTGTCCTGCATCATGATCACCTACCCGTCCACCCACGGCGTCTACGATGCGGACGTGACCGAGATCTGCGAGGCCGTGCACGCTGCCGGCGGCCAGGTCTACGTTGACGGCGCCAACCTGAACGCCCTGGTGGGCCTGGCCCAGCCGGGCAAGTTCGGCGGGGATGTGTCCCACCTGAACCTGCACAAGACCTTCTGCATCCCGCACGGCGGCGGGGGACCCGGCGTCGGGCCGGTCGCGGCGAAGGCCCACCTGGCACCGTTCATGCCCGGCGACGCGAACAAGGCAGCGCATGAGGAAGGCCACGGGGTAGCCATCTCGGCGTGCCGGTTCGGTTCGGCGGGTGTGCTGCCGATCTCCTGGGCCTACGTGAAGCTCATGGGCGGGGAAGGCCTGACTCAGGCCACCAAGTCCGCGCTGCTGGCGGCCAACTACGTCGCTGCCAGGCTGAACGACTACTTCCCGGTCCTCTACACCGGCGAAGGTGGCCTCGTGGCGCATGAATGCATCCTGGACCTGCGCGAACTCACGGCCAAGACCGGCGTCACCGCCGAGGATGTGGCCAAGCGCCTCATCGACTACGGTTTCCACGCCCCCACCCTGGCGTTCCCGGTGGCCGGCACGCTGATGGTGGAGCCCACCGAGTCCGAGGACCTGGCCGAGATCGACCGCTTCATCGAGGCCATGATCACCATCCGCAAGGAAATTGACCAGGTGGCCAACGGCGACTTCTCTGTCCAGGACTCCCCGCTGCGCAACGCACCCCACACCGCGTCCGCCGTCGTGAACTCCGAATGGACCCGGCAGTACAGCCGCGAACAGGCTGTCTTCCCCGTCCACCACCTCAAGCAGGACAAGTACTTCCCGCCGGTGGGCCGGATCGACGGCGCCGGTGGAGACCGGAACCTGATCTGCTCCTGCCCGCCGCTGTCCGAGTTCGAAAACTAA
- the gcvT gene encoding glycine cleavage system aminomethyltransferase GcvT has protein sequence MTENYTALYEEHKKLGASFTDFGGWQMPLKYSSELAEHHAVRKAAGLFDLSHMGEVWVTGRQAAAFLDFALVGKISAMAVGKAKYSLICNEDGGIIDDLITYRRPAAEDGTDVFLVVPNAGNAAVVAAALQERAAGFDVLVEDASARTSLIAVQGPKAQELLLRLVPAAQHSLVADLKYYAAVEVPFLVGGAGKELLLARTGYTGEDGFEIFVANDDAPALWQALAAIADDGELTPAGLASRDSLRLEAGMPLYGNELSLQGDPFAAGLGPVVALSKEGDFVGKAALAAKKDAGAGSTSGRRLVGLKGKGRRAGRAHYPVLKDGDRVGEVTSGQPSPTLGYPIAMAYVDVDYSAPGTALDIDLRGKAEPFEVVDLPFYRRAK, from the coding sequence ATGACTGAGAACTACACGGCTCTCTACGAAGAGCACAAGAAGCTGGGCGCTTCCTTCACCGACTTCGGCGGCTGGCAGATGCCGCTCAAGTACAGCTCCGAACTGGCCGAGCACCACGCCGTCCGCAAAGCTGCGGGCCTGTTCGATCTCTCCCACATGGGCGAAGTCTGGGTCACCGGGCGGCAGGCTGCCGCCTTCCTCGACTTTGCCCTGGTGGGAAAGATCTCCGCCATGGCCGTGGGCAAGGCCAAGTACTCGCTGATCTGCAACGAGGACGGCGGCATCATCGACGACCTCATCACCTACCGCCGTCCCGCCGCTGAAGACGGCACCGACGTCTTCCTGGTGGTGCCCAACGCGGGCAACGCCGCAGTGGTGGCGGCAGCCCTTCAGGAACGCGCCGCAGGGTTTGACGTGCTGGTGGAGGACGCCTCGGCCCGTACATCGCTGATCGCGGTGCAGGGCCCCAAGGCCCAGGAACTCCTGTTGCGCCTGGTCCCGGCCGCACAACACTCCCTGGTGGCGGACCTGAAGTACTACGCCGCCGTGGAGGTTCCGTTCCTGGTGGGCGGGGCCGGCAAGGAACTCCTGCTCGCGCGCACCGGGTACACCGGTGAGGACGGGTTCGAGATCTTCGTGGCCAACGATGACGCCCCGGCACTGTGGCAGGCACTGGCCGCCATCGCCGACGACGGGGAGCTGACCCCCGCCGGCCTCGCCTCCCGCGACTCCCTCCGACTGGAAGCGGGGATGCCGCTGTACGGCAACGAACTGTCGCTGCAGGGTGACCCGTTCGCTGCCGGCCTGGGCCCCGTCGTCGCACTCTCCAAGGAGGGCGACTTCGTTGGCAAGGCCGCGCTGGCAGCAAAGAAGGATGCCGGCGCCGGCAGCACCTCCGGCCGCCGCCTCGTGGGCCTCAAAGGCAAGGGCCGCCGCGCAGGCCGGGCCCACTACCCCGTGCTCAAGGACGGGGACAGAGTCGGTGAAGTCACCTCCGGCCAGCCATCGCCCACCCTCGGCTACCCGATCGCCATGGCCTACGTCGACGTCGATTACTCGGCACCCGGCACGGCCTTGGACATCGATCTCCGCGGCAAGGCAGAACCGTTCGAAGTGGTCGACCTCCCGTTCTATCGCCGCGCCAAGTAG
- a CDS encoding L-serine ammonia-lyase — protein sequence MAVGVFDLFSIGIGPSSSHTVGPMRAAAVFAEELKASGKLAAVAGLRVDLYGSLAATGHGHGTMTAVLLGLEGFHPELILPEEVEERLASIAETGVLNLAGSVALPYGVKDMVLRPLTVLPRHTNGMTFTVTDAQGSVVHAATFFSVGGGFIVREGEEDAAQQELDASKDGLPLPFRTAAELLAHCAVTGLGIADVMSTNELASRSGEEIRAGLLHIWSVMENCVQTSLKREGVLPGGLKVRRRAPDWYERLKKETGRPEDTGQDGQDGRDHYDPRYWQEWVNLVALAVNEENASGGRVVTAPTNGAAGIIPAVLFYALHFAPGMDQATQADRDDVVVRFLLAAGAVGVLYKEQASISGAEVGCQGEVGSASSMAAAGLAEVMGGTPAQVENAAEIAMEHNLGLTCDPIGGLVQVPCIERNAIAAAKAINAAKMALWGDGTHRVSLDEVIITMRETGKDMSDKYKETAMGGLAVNVVEC from the coding sequence ATGGCCGTTGGAGTCTTTGATCTTTTTTCGATCGGGATTGGCCCGTCGTCTTCGCATACTGTGGGGCCGATGCGGGCTGCTGCTGTGTTCGCTGAGGAGTTGAAGGCCTCGGGGAAACTGGCTGCGGTGGCGGGGTTGCGGGTGGATTTGTATGGGTCGTTGGCCGCGACGGGGCACGGGCATGGGACGATGACGGCGGTCCTGCTGGGCTTGGAGGGGTTCCATCCGGAGTTGATCCTGCCCGAAGAGGTCGAGGAGCGGCTGGCCTCGATCGCGGAGACCGGGGTCCTGAACCTGGCCGGGTCGGTGGCGCTGCCGTATGGGGTGAAGGACATGGTGTTGCGGCCGTTGACGGTGCTGCCGCGGCACACGAACGGGATGACGTTCACGGTCACCGACGCCCAGGGTTCGGTGGTGCACGCGGCGACGTTCTTCTCGGTCGGTGGCGGGTTCATCGTCCGGGAGGGGGAGGAGGACGCGGCGCAGCAGGAACTGGACGCGTCCAAGGACGGGCTGCCGCTGCCGTTCCGGACCGCGGCGGAGTTGTTGGCGCACTGCGCGGTGACCGGGCTGGGCATCGCCGACGTGATGTCCACGAACGAGTTGGCCTCCCGCTCCGGGGAGGAGATCCGTGCCGGGCTGCTGCACATCTGGTCCGTGATGGAGAACTGCGTGCAGACCTCACTCAAACGCGAAGGGGTGCTGCCGGGCGGGTTGAAGGTCCGCCGCCGCGCCCCTGACTGGTACGAGCGGTTGAAGAAGGAAACCGGCCGCCCCGAAGACACCGGCCAGGACGGGCAGGACGGGCGGGACCACTACGACCCACGGTACTGGCAGGAGTGGGTTAACTTGGTGGCGTTGGCCGTGAACGAGGAAAACGCCTCCGGCGGCCGGGTGGTCACCGCGCCCACGAACGGGGCGGCCGGGATCATCCCCGCGGTGTTGTTCTACGCCCTGCATTTCGCCCCGGGCATGGACCAGGCAACCCAGGCGGACCGGGATGATGTGGTGGTGCGGTTCCTGCTCGCTGCCGGCGCCGTGGGGGTGCTTTACAAGGAACAGGCCTCGATCTCCGGGGCCGAGGTCGGCTGCCAGGGCGAGGTCGGCTCCGCGTCCTCGATGGCCGCCGCGGGCCTGGCCGAAGTCATGGGCGGCACGCCCGCCCAGGTGGAGAACGCCGCGGAAATCGCGATGGAACACAACCTGGGCCTGACCTGTGACCCGATCGGCGGGCTGGTCCAGGTCCCCTGCATCGAACGGAACGCGATCGCCGCCGCGAAAGCGATCAACGCCGCGAAAATGGCGCTCTGGGGCGACGGCACCCACCGCGTCTCCCTCGACGAAGTCATCATCACCATGCGCGAAACCGGCAAGGACATGAGCGACAAATACAAGGAAACCGCCATGGGCGGCCTCGCCGTCAACGTCGTCGAATGCTGA
- a CDS encoding TspO/MBR family protein, producing MKLDGEQGMAAAGGGSRPYSAAVQAAGLAGFLLASLLVAALGGLASAANVTGWYAAADKAPWSPPNGVFGPVWTILYAAMALAAWLVWRQRADGTRQAMVVYGIQLALNLAWTPAFFALYPALGTAALWLGLAIILALIAAVTVTVLHFGPISRMAGLLLLPYISWLVFAASLNWWAAVHN from the coding sequence ATGAAGCTGGATGGGGAACAAGGCATGGCTGCCGCGGGAGGCGGAAGCCGGCCGTACAGCGCAGCCGTGCAGGCCGCTGGGCTTGCCGGTTTCCTGCTGGCCTCACTGCTCGTGGCGGCGCTGGGCGGACTCGCCTCGGCGGCAAACGTCACGGGCTGGTACGCCGCCGCGGACAAGGCCCCCTGGTCCCCGCCCAATGGTGTGTTCGGCCCCGTATGGACCATCCTCTATGCGGCAATGGCCCTTGCAGCGTGGCTGGTATGGCGCCAACGTGCCGATGGGACACGGCAGGCCATGGTGGTTTACGGCATCCAACTGGCCCTCAACCTGGCCTGGACCCCGGCGTTCTTCGCCCTCTATCCTGCCCTTGGCACGGCAGCGCTGTGGCTGGGCCTGGCCATCATCCTGGCCCTGATTGCTGCCGTTACGGTGACGGTGCTGCATTTCGGTCCCATCAGCCGGATGGCAGGGTTACTCCTGCTGCCCTACATCTCATGGCTGGTGTTCGCGGCCAGCCTCAACTGGTGGGCGGCCGTCCACAACTAG